The Nodosilinea sp. PGN35 genomic interval TGGCCCTCACCCTGGGCGATCTCTGCCTGCCCGAAGACTTGCCCGCCCTGAGGGCGATCGTCACCCAGCCAACCCCAGGCCACCACGGCCCCTGGCGATACCGCACAAAAGATGCCCAGATCACTACGGTAGAAATTTTTGCCTACGGTCTGGAGTTTGCGGGGCGGCCCGCCTGTCTACTCCAGGCTCGGGATGTCACCGAGCAACGGCGGCTCGAAGAACAGTTCCGGCAGTCGCAAAAAATGGAGGCCATCGGTCGGTTGGCGGGGGGAATTGCCCACGACTTTAACAACCTGGTTACGGTAATTAAGGGCTACAGCGAGCTTTTGCAGAGCCGCATTGACCCCGATGACCCGGCCAGTGAACTGCTGGGCGAAATTTACAGCGCTGGCGAACGGGCCGGTGCGCTGACCCGTCAGCTGCTGGCCTTCAGTCGCCAGCAGGTGTTGGCCCCCCAGGTGCTCAACCTCAACACTGTGGTCAGCAACACCAAGACCATGCTGCGCCGCCTGATCGGCGAAGACGTTCTTTTAGTTACTCACCTGAGCCCAACCCTGGGGCCGATCAGGGCCGATCCCGGCCAGATTGAGCAGGTGTTGATGAACCTGGCGGTCAACGCCCGCGACGCCATGCCTGAGGGGGGCACCCTCACCCTGGCCACCCAAACCGTGGTGCTGGACGACGTCTACTGCCGCACCGTGGCCGACCTCAACCCCGGCAACTACGTGCGGCTGGCAGTGGCCGACAGCGGCGACGGCATGGATGCTGCCACCCAGGCGAAAATGTTTGAGCCGTTTTTTACCACGAAGCCGGTGGGTAAGGGCACCGGCCTGGGGCTGGCTACGGTGCACGGTATTGTCAAACAGTCGGGGGGCCACATTGCGGTAGAGAGCGCAGTGGGTCGGGGGACAACGTTTCAGATCTACCTGCCCCTGGTGGCGGCGGCGGTGCCCGAGGTGCCAGCACCAGCGCGATCGCGCACCTTTCCCCAGGGCTGCGAAACGATTTTGGTGGTCGAAGACGAAGCCGCTGTGCGCGCCCTAGAAGTAACTGTTTTGCAGCGGTGCGGCTACCGAGTGCTGGAAGCCGCCAATGGTAAAGACGCCCTGCGGCTGGCCGAGCAAGAGTCTGGGCCCATTCACCTCCTCGTTTCCGATGTGGTTATGCCTCACCTGGGGGGGCGCAGCCTGGCCGAACAACTCGTCCGCGATCGCCCCCACTGCAACGTGCTGTTTCTCTCGGGCTACACCGACGACGCTGTGATTCACTACAGCGTGTCAGAGGCGGGCACTGCCTTTTTGCAAAAACCCTTTACCCCCTCGGCCCTAGCGCAAAAGGTGCGGCAAGTGCTGGATGGGGTGAGGGGTGAGGGGTGAGGGGTGAGGGGTGAGGGGTGAGGGGTGAGGGGTGAGGGGTGAGGGGTGAGGGGTGTGGAGCAAGCTGCCTTTCTGTGGCTTTAATATCCAAATCCGGTTAAAGGCGCGTAATTGATGCTCAGTCTCAGGGACGATTAACGTTTGCACGTTCAAACGTTACCCAGGCGATAGGCTGGGGGCCTAGAAAAGAATCTCTATCCCGGCTTGCGAGTGTTCAAACGGATTTGATGTAACTCCTGGAAAATCTCCTGTTACAGATTGACAAAACCGGGTACAAAACTTCAATAGGTGAACTTTCTAGAACCTGATAAGGCAGGGGTTTAAGGTCGCGTTAATCTGAGATTAGACACAGCTGAGTCGCTTCACATCAAGCTCGTCGAGCCTTCAATTCGTAGGCTTTTTTCTACATGCCATGGCACTATGGCAAGGAGTTTATTTATGACTCAAAACGTCCTCTCGGGCCGGCGCAATGTGGCGCTGGTCGGCACCTACTCCAGCGGTAAAACAACTCTGTTAGAAAGTATTCTGTCGGTTACCGGGGCCACAACCCGTAAGGGCAGCGTCGATGAGGGCAATACCCTCGGCGATAGCGCCCCGGAGGCCCGTACCCGCCACATGACCGTCGAACTCAATGCCGCCAGTACTCAGTACGGCGGCATTTGTTTTACGTTTGTAGACTGCCCCGGCTCGGTCGAACTTCAGCAGGAGACCAACCACGCCCTGATGGGGGTCGATGCGGCGATCGTGGTCTGTGAAGCTGACCCCAACAAAGTGCTCACCCTCTCGCCCCTGCTGCAATTTTTAGACACCTGGGAAATTCCCCACCTGGTCTGGATCAACAAGCTCGATCGCGCCAACGGCACCTTTAGTGAAGTCCTCGCCGCCCTGCGCCAGATCTCCTCCCGCCCGGTCATTCCCCAGCAGTACCCCATTCGCCAAAACCACGACCTGGTGGGCTTCATCGATCTGGTCACCGAGCAGGCTTTCCACTACCATCCCGGTGCTCCCGCCGACCCGGTGCCCCTGCCGCCTGCCCTTCAGGCCGAAGAGCAGGCCGCCCGGGCCGAAATGCTCGAAACCCTGGCCGACTACGACGATCATCTACTCGAAGAACTGCTGGAAGATATCGCCCCTCCCGAAGACGAAATTGTCCGTGACTTGAGACTGGATCTGGGGGCTGACTTAATTGTCCCGGTCTTCCTTGGCGTCGCCCTGAACGACTACGGCGTGCGGCCCCTGCTCGATGCTCTGGTAAAAGAAGCCCCGGCCCCGGAGGTCACCTGCGAGAAGCGGGGCATCGCCTGTGAGACCGACACCCTGGCCCAGGTGCTCAAAACCTACTACACCCCCCAGGGCGGCAAGCTCTCCCTAGTGCGGGTCTGGTGCGGCGAGCTGAAGGATGGCGATAGTCTAAATGGCGATCGCATGGGCGGCCTCTACGACCTGATGGGCACCCAGCAAACCAGCCTCAGCCGCGCCGAGGCGGGTCGCATTGTCGCCGTCGCCCGTCTAGAGGGGGCCCAAACCGGCGATACCCTGACGACGGCCACCCTCGATACCCTGCTGCCCAAGGCCCCGGTGATCGAGCCGGTGTATGCCCTGGCCATCACCCCCGCCAAGCGCAGCGATGAGGTCAAGCTCAGCGCCGCCCTCACCAAGCTGCTCGAAGAAGACCCGTCGCTGTTTTGGGAGCAGCACGGCGATACCCACGAGGTGATTCTCTGGGGTCAGGGCGATGTGCATCTGAATTTGGCGATCGATCGCCTCAGCCGCAAGTACAACCTGCCCATGGCCACCCACCTGCCCCAAGTGCCCTACAAGGAGACCATCCGCCAGGCCAAAGAGTCTGTCCACGGGCGCTACAAGCACCAGAGCGGCGGCCACGGCCAGTTTGGCGATGTGTACCTCTCCATTCAGCCCCTGCCCCGGGGCGATGGCTTTGCCTTTAGCGACACCATCGTCGGCGGCGTGGTGCCCAAGCAGTACATTCCCAGCGTCGAGACCGGCGTGCGCGAATACCTCGACCACGGCCCCCTGGGCTTTCCGGTGGTGGATGTGGCGGTGACCCTGACCAACGGTTCCTACCACAACGTCGATAGCTCTGACAATGCCTTCAAGCAGGCGGCCCGCATTGCCATGCAGGAGGGGTTGGCCGCTTGCACCCCCACGCTGCTAGAGCCCATCGCCCAGGTGGAAATTTCGGTGCCCAGCGTCTACACCTCTAACGTGCTCAAACTGATTACCGGGCGGCGGGGTCAGATTCTCGGCTACGAGGGCAAGGCCGACTGGCCCAGCTGGGATGTGGTGACGGGGCACCTGCCCCAGGCGGAAATGCAGACCATGATCCTGGAACTCCGGTCGCTGACCATGGGCGTGGGCTTCTTTAGGTGGACCTACGACCACCTCGACCCGGTGCCCGAAAAGCTGACCGAGCGGATCTTGGCCAGTACGGGGGGCGATCGCTAACCCCACCCGCTAACGAATGCCTCCCGTAACAGACCCCAGAGTTTTTTCAAAAACTCTGGGGTCTAACTGCCAGCTAATTAGGTCGTTTGGCAAACTCAGCCAGCAACGCCGGAAAGTCTTCTGGCTGGGGAAATTTTGCAAAGCTGTGGACGGCCGGGGTCGTTGCCCAGGGCAGCTTTTCGTCAGTGTAAGTCTCGATGAATGGGCGGTAAGATTGGGCATTCTCCAGCATCGTCGATCGCACGTTGACGAAATCATCCATGCCCTCGGGGCGGGTAAACAGCCAGCTCATGCAGTGGGCGCAGAAGTAGTGACGGGTTGCGCCGTGCAGTCCGCCGATGACGGGTTCACCCTGGGTTACTTTAAACCCGCTGCTGGGGTAAAGGGTGCTCAAGCTAAAGGCGCTGGCGGTCATTTGCTGGCAGCCGGTGCAGTGGCACGCCATCGTGATCAGCGGTTCTGCACTGACTTCAAACTGAACCTGCCCACATCTACATTGGCCTGTTTTGTGAGGCTTACTGTCTGTCATGACTGACTCCCTGACGCTGGGCTTGGCAACAGCATTTTTTGTCTCAACGGTGAAGTTGTGCGACGGCAGATAACCTTTACGCTGGCCCAACGACGGTCGTGACCTCATCCCCGCGCCGCCCGGCGGCACTGTAGCTACAGCCTACCCAGAGGAGACGCGGTGGATGGTCATTTTCACCAGAACCGTTCTTATTGAGTAAGGCCGTTGGTCACGGTTACCGGTTGCCTTGTTCTGGGCACCGGCATTGGTAATCGGTACCCTGCCGCCGCTATTTTGCGCTGCGTCCTGCGATCGCCCTTGTAAAAGAACCATTGTAGGCGTATTGCACTCTGCGATCGCTAGACTGACATAGCAGGTTAGCAATTGCGTCCCGCAATATGGCTCTTGAATTGGCATCTTCTATGACCCAACCGCACCTCCGGATTGTCTCCCTCATTCCCAGCGCCACCGAGATTGTCTGCGCCCTGGGCCTGGAGAACTTCCTGGTGGGCCGCAGCCACGAGTGCGACTTTCCGCCTGCCGTCAAAACGCTGCCCGTCTGCACCGCGCCCAAGTTTAACCCCGAGGGCAGCAGCGGCGAAATTCACCAGCGGGTGAGCGACCTGCTCTCCTCGGCCCTCAGCGTCTACCGGGTCGATGTTGCTCAGCTAGAGGCGCTAAAGCCCACCCACATCATTACCCAGGCCCAGTGCGAAGTCTGCGCCGTCAGCCTGGGGGAGGTCGAGGCGGCGGTGGCTGAGCTGACCCAGGGTCGGCCCCAGCTAATTTCGCTGTCTCCCAACCGCCTGGCCGACGTTTGGGACGACATCTATAGAGCTGGGGTAGCGCTGCTGGGGGAGGCGGGGCAGGCTCAGGCCGAGGCGGTTTTAGCGGGGCTGAAGCAGCGGGTGCAGGTCTGTTGCGATCGCACCGCCCGTCTCCCATCCCCCACCATCGCCTGCATCGAGTGGACTGAGCCGCTGATGGCCGCTGGCAACTGGGTGCCCGAACTGATAGCCCTGGCGGGAGGCACGTCGCTGTTTGGTCAGGTCGGTCAGCACTCCCCCTGGCTGACCTGGGACGACCTGACCGCCGCTGACCCAGAAGTACTTGTGATCATGCCCTGCGGCTACAACCTGGCCGTCACCCGGCGCGAAAGTGCCGTCTTAGCCAGCCATCCCCAGTGGGCAAAGCTTCAGGCTGTACAGACCGGGCGGGTTTATCTGACCGACGGCAACCAGTACTTCAACCGCCCTGGCCCTCGCCTGGTTGATTCCCTCGAAATTTTGGCCGAGATTTTTCATTCAGAGGAATTGGCCTACGGCTACCGAGGTCGAGGTTGGCAACCCTTTGCTGGTGAAAGAGGCTTGCCCTAGGGCCTTGCCGAGGGGCGCTATTGCAGCAGTTGATTGCAGCAGTTGATATAGCTAGTACCCTAAGGCATAAGTCAGCCAACCATTCCTGACACCTGATACCCAAGACCTGACGCCCTCAGCAGCGGTGACCATATTTCTGCCAGGCAGTATTAGAGCCCTTTGACAAGCGAGAAGATCTCACCTAGCCCCACAGACTTCTGCCATAGAGATTGAGGTTTCTTCGACGATGGCCTACACCCACTCTCCGGCGGTGGCAGACTGTAGAATGTTGAGCTTGACGAACTACCCCTTGCCTAGCTGCGCTGGCGCTTTTGCAGGGCCGCCAGCATCTGCTGCTTGACAGCTTCGGCCCAGGCGACAAAGTCTTCGCGATTCTCCAGGGCATCTTGGGCTGTGGGGCGATGGGCCGTGGAGGCGGAGGAGGATTTAAGGGTAGCCATAGCAGCGCAAAAAATATTGTTATGCCCTTGGTATAACAAACCTCAGGGCAGGCTAGCCATGCTTCTATGCGGTCTGCGCATGGGTATGGCCAGGAGCTGCATAGGGCAGGCAGGCTGCCCTAAATTTCCTATTTCCCCTAAAATTTTTCGGCTTCTGCCAGGGCCATGGCCCGGTTGGCGGAGTAGGTCTGCACGCGATCTTGGGCCACGGGGTAGCGATCGTCTTCGGGCGGTACCTCCGCCATTAGATCTGCTGCCCGCTGCCAGCGCACTGCCAGATCCAGCCATTCGGCGGCGGTGGAGGCCGACCTGCCGTCTTCTACAGACTGCTGGGCAATGCGCACCGCCAGCACAAAGGGATCTTGCCCGGCTGGAGCGGCGGGGGCCGGGGTAGGGGCCGGTTCGCTGGGGGGGCTGCCCTGAGGGCCTAGTCTCAGGTCAACCCCGAGCCAGTCTTTGGTTGCCCAACCCACCAGCAGCAGCAGCAAAGCCAGGCTGGCTCCGCCAATGAGTCCGCGCCAAAAGGCACTGCGGCTGGAGGCTGGCTTTTTTTTATACACATCGTCCAAGAAAGGGTTGCGCTGGCGGGGAGCGCGCAGGTCACGCCACAGGCGCGCCACCGGGTTGGGTCGCTTGAGCACAATTGGCTCTGACCACAGCAGGCTGTGCTCAGGGTCGCGCTTAATTTCGTCGAGCCAAAGCAGCTGCTGCTCTTGCACAATCCGGCTGTTGATGTTTACCCGATTGATGCCTCGGGGGCTAATCGACTCCAGGACGTGGCGCACCTGATCGACCACGGTTTCTCGGGGCAGGGCATCGGCGGTGGGCGCTTCTACCAGCAGCTGCAAGATGCCGCTGTCCTGAATGGCGCGGGTGCGGATGCCTTCGTCAGCGAAGTGATCATTTAAGATCTGAATGATGGCGGCTACACTGCCCTGGCGGGCCTGGAAGTCAATGTCGTCAATGGTTGGATGCATGGCTCAAGGCTGCCGCACGCTACAGAGTTCCGTAGCATAGCGCAGGTATAAACGACTGATCCCGAAATTATATCAACCGCTGCCCAACCTGGAACGTTCTAGACGAGGCCCAGGCTCCCTGAGTTGGGCCTCGCTCTCCGCTGTTTTTTTTGGGGGGTGGGTGGGACAGTCTTCTGGGGACTGCTATTGAGGAGGTAGTACCCTTCTAGAAGGGGGCTACAGCAGGTGCTGAAACCGATCTTCGGCCCCGATCTGCTTGACGGCGGCTTTGATATCCTGGGTGCGATCTTTGCGTACGATCAAGGTGGCATTGCCGTCGCGCACAATCACCACATCCTCAAGGCCGATGGTGACAACTACCTCGTCGGGGTCGGCGGAGTAGACAATGCTGCCCTCGGTATCGAGGGCGATGTGGGTGGCCAGATCGACGTTTTTGTCGCCGGGCTGCTTTAGCAGGCGCTCAACGGCGTTCCAGTCGCCCAGGTCGTCCCAGCCAAAGCTGACGGGCATGACGTAGGCGCGATCGGTGTGCTCCATGACGGCGTAGTCGATGCTGAGCTTATCTAGGCTAGGGTAGGCGTCAACCCCGGCGGCGATCAGGGCCTGCACTAGCGCTGGGGCGTGGGTTTTTAGCTCGTTGACCATGACTCCGGCGGGGAAGATAAACATGCCGCTGTTCCAGCTGAAACGACCGCTGTCGATGAAGGTTTGGGCGGTGGCGGCGTCGGGTTTTTCGGTAAAGCGGCTGACGGTGTAGGCGCTGAGACCGCCGTAGGTGTCGGTGGCCTCTCCCTGCTCGATGTAGCCGTAGCCGGTGGCGGCGTAGGTGGGGGCAATGCCCAGGGTGGCGATCGCCCCCTGACTGGCGGCCAGCTCTGCTGCCGCCCCTAGGGTCTGGCAAAATGCCGCTTCGTCGGCGATCCAGTGGTCGGCAGGGAAGAACCCTACCACGGCGTTATCGCCGTAGCGCTGGGCCACTTCCAGGGTGCCCCAGGCCACCGCCGGAGCGGTATCGCGACCCACCGGCTCGACCAGCAGGTTGGCCTCGGGCAGTTCGGGCAGCTGCTCGCGCACGCGGTCGGCCAGGTGGGCGGCGGTAATCACCCACAGGTTTTCCCAGCCCTCGGCCAGGGGCAGCAGGCGATCGGCGGTGGCCTGCAGCAGGCTGCGATCGCTGCCGTCCAAACACAAAAACTGCTTGGGTCGGGCCAAACGGCTCACCGGCCAAAACCGCTCACCTTTGCCCCCCGCCAAAATAATAGGAATTAGCGCCGCCATAGAAATTTCCTTTGGGTTTTAAGTCATAACGGCGGCCCACGGCCACCTGGATAAGTGGCTCAATCCTATCCTTCAGCAGGCGAAATCAGGGCAAAATTCGCTTAATATTGATTAACACATCAACCTGCTGCGAAGTTTTAGCGGGGCGTCGGGGGCGATCCCCGATCCTGCCTCTGAGCATCAGAAATTGGGGCCTAAACCTGTGCTGAGGCTACATCAGCCAGTGGTGACAGGGGATATGGTGGTAAGGCGTCGCAGCAAGTTAAGCAGGTATCCATGACAATCCCTTTGCAGAACGTCGAGTCTCAAGCAAGCGGTGCCGACTCTGACCCCTCTGATGCCTCAGCGATCGAGAGTCAGCCCCCCGAGTCCCCCTCCCCTGGAGCCGTGCCGTCGTCTGCATCGGGGGCGGCTCGGCGCGTGCTGACCACCCTGCTGTGGGGCGGTCTGTTTGTCGGTACGGCGGCGACGGCGGCGGTGGTAGGCGCGGCGATCGCCCTCACCGTGCCCCTACCTGAATTCATGGGGGGCGATACCAACCGGGGCGCTAACTTTGGCGATCTGTGGCAGGCGGGCTTTCGCTACCAGGTGACGCGCCCGGTCAATATCTTGGTGATGGGCATTGACGAGGTGCCCGATGCCCAGCCCAGCTCTGAAGCCGTATTTGCCGGGCGCACCGATACGCTGCTGCTGGTGCGGGTCGATGCCGATGCCCGCACCCTCAACGTCATGTCGATTCCCCGCGATACCCGCGTTCAAATTCCGGGGTTTGGCATGGATAAAATTAACCAGGCCAACGTGCTGGGTGGCCCAGAACTGGTGGCCCAAACTGTGGCCTACAATCTAGGCAACATTCAAGTCGATCGCTACGTGCGCATCAACACCAGTGCCTTCCGCGAAATGGTGGATTTGGTGGGCGGTATTGAGGTCAATGTGCCCAGTCGGATGGAGTACACCGATCGCACCCAGGGGCTCTATATCGACCTCTACCCCGGCTGGCAGACCCTCAACGGCGACCAGGCCGAGCAGTTCGCCCGCTTTCGCCAGGACAGCGGCGACATTGGCCGGGTGCAGCGCCAGCAAATGCTGCTGAAGGCTCTGCGGGAAAGGCTAACCAACCCCACCGTGATTCCCAAGCTGCCCCAGGCTCTGCGGGTGCTGCAACGCTACGTTGACACCAATCTCACCCTGGAGGAAATGCTGGCGATCGCCAACTTTGGCCTCGAAATAGAGTCAAACCAGCTGCAAATGGTGATGCTGCCGGGCCGCTTCAGCACCCCGGCGGAGTTCAACGCCAGCTACTGGCTGCCCAACTGGGAAGCCTCAGCCACCGTGATGCAAAACTTTTTCCAGGCGTCAGCGGTGAGTGTTTACGCCGACAACCCCCAGGGGCGCTACGTAGCCGATCTGGCCATTGCGGTGCAAAATGCCTCGGGCCAGCCCGAGCAGGCGGCCTCTGTGGCCCGCTACCTGCGCGAAAACGGGTTTAGCAATGTCTACCTGGTCGATGACTGGCCGGGCACCATGGCCCGCACCGAGATTCTCGCCCAGCGGGGCGATGTCGATAGCGCCCGCACGGTCGAATCGCTGCTGGGGGTGGGGCAGGCCCTGTCGGAGTCAACCGGCGACCTCAACTCCGACATCACCATTCGGGTGGGGCAAGACTGGGCTGAACAGGTGGGCCAACCCGCTGAAAATGCGCTCTAGCTGCCTGTACCCCTCGCGCCAGAGGGCGAGGGGCGGCGATGGCGACCTCTGATCCGCCCAGTCCCCAAAATGGTCTGGCCCGCGATCGCAATCGCCTCGCCGCCGATCGCTCCCTGCTGTCCTTGGTGTGCAGCAGCCTGACGCTGATTGGCACTGGCGTGGGCCTAGAGTAAGTTCTTCAGGCGCTCTCCCCGGCGGGGCGCTGCGTCGATGCCTGGGCCGGGTCTATATCGGGCTGGGGGGCCGAGCC includes:
- a CDS encoding cobalamin-binding protein translates to MTQPHLRIVSLIPSATEIVCALGLENFLVGRSHECDFPPAVKTLPVCTAPKFNPEGSSGEIHQRVSDLLSSALSVYRVDVAQLEALKPTHIITQAQCEVCAVSLGEVEAAVAELTQGRPQLISLSPNRLADVWDDIYRAGVALLGEAGQAQAEAVLAGLKQRVQVCCDRTARLPSPTIACIEWTEPLMAAGNWVPELIALAGGTSLFGQVGQHSPWLTWDDLTAADPEVLVIMPCGYNLAVTRRESAVLASHPQWAKLQAVQTGRVYLTDGNQYFNRPGPRLVDSLEILAEIFHSEELAYGYRGRGWQPFAGERGLP
- a CDS encoding response regulator codes for the protein MSPVLVVDDNAENLYLLRMLLQGHGYTVEEARHGAEALAKARRQPPALVISDLLMPVMDGYTLLRHWKTDDQLQVIPFMVYTATYTDPKDERLALDLGADAFLIKPAEPEALLASILALLAPPAWGAPRTAAGVRQPQMEEKVLFKDYSEALFRKLEKKIEGLQQTNRRLGTEIAERRRTEAALRDSEARYRQLFQSITDPVFVCDRETLLYLAVNDAAVATYGYSPAEFLALTLGDLCLPEDLPALRAIVTQPTPGHHGPWRYRTKDAQITTVEIFAYGLEFAGRPACLLQARDVTEQRRLEEQFRQSQKMEAIGRLAGGIAHDFNNLVTVIKGYSELLQSRIDPDDPASELLGEIYSAGERAGALTRQLLAFSRQQVLAPQVLNLNTVVSNTKTMLRRLIGEDVLLVTHLSPTLGPIRADPGQIEQVLMNLAVNARDAMPEGGTLTLATQTVVLDDVYCRTVADLNPGNYVRLAVADSGDGMDAATQAKMFEPFFTTKPVGKGTGLGLATVHGIVKQSGGHIAVESAVGRGTTFQIYLPLVAAAVPEVPAPARSRTFPQGCETILVVEDEAAVRALEVTVLQRCGYRVLEAANGKDALRLAEQESGPIHLLVSDVVMPHLGGRSLAEQLVRDRPHCNVLFLSGYTDDAVIHYSVSEAGTAFLQKPFTPSALAQKVRQVLDGVRGEG
- a CDS encoding GFA family protein, producing MTDSKPHKTGQCRCGQVQFEVSAEPLITMACHCTGCQQMTASAFSLSTLYPSSGFKVTQGEPVIGGLHGATRHYFCAHCMSWLFTRPEGMDDFVNVRSTMLENAQSYRPFIETYTDEKLPWATTPAVHSFAKFPQPEDFPALLAEFAKRPN
- a CDS encoding LCP family protein translates to MTIPLQNVESQASGADSDPSDASAIESQPPESPSPGAVPSSASGAARRVLTTLLWGGLFVGTAATAAVVGAAIALTVPLPEFMGGDTNRGANFGDLWQAGFRYQVTRPVNILVMGIDEVPDAQPSSEAVFAGRTDTLLLVRVDADARTLNVMSIPRDTRVQIPGFGMDKINQANVLGGPELVAQTVAYNLGNIQVDRYVRINTSAFREMVDLVGGIEVNVPSRMEYTDRTQGLYIDLYPGWQTLNGDQAEQFARFRQDSGDIGRVQRQQMLLKALRERLTNPTVIPKLPQALRVLQRYVDTNLTLEEMLAIANFGLEIESNQLQMVMLPGRFSTPAEFNASYWLPNWEASATVMQNFFQASAVSVYADNPQGRYVADLAIAVQNASGQPEQAASVARYLRENGFSNVYLVDDWPGTMARTEILAQRGDVDSARTVESLLGVGQALSESTGDLNSDITIRVGQDWAEQVGQPAENAL
- a CDS encoding elongation factor G, with amino-acid sequence MTQNVLSGRRNVALVGTYSSGKTTLLESILSVTGATTRKGSVDEGNTLGDSAPEARTRHMTVELNAASTQYGGICFTFVDCPGSVELQQETNHALMGVDAAIVVCEADPNKVLTLSPLLQFLDTWEIPHLVWINKLDRANGTFSEVLAALRQISSRPVIPQQYPIRQNHDLVGFIDLVTEQAFHYHPGAPADPVPLPPALQAEEQAARAEMLETLADYDDHLLEELLEDIAPPEDEIVRDLRLDLGADLIVPVFLGVALNDYGVRPLLDALVKEAPAPEVTCEKRGIACETDTLAQVLKTYYTPQGGKLSLVRVWCGELKDGDSLNGDRMGGLYDLMGTQQTSLSRAEAGRIVAVARLEGAQTGDTLTTATLDTLLPKAPVIEPVYALAITPAKRSDEVKLSAALTKLLEEDPSLFWEQHGDTHEVILWGQGDVHLNLAIDRLSRKYNLPMATHLPQVPYKETIRQAKESVHGRYKHQSGGHGQFGDVYLSIQPLPRGDGFAFSDTIVGGVVPKQYIPSVETGVREYLDHGPLGFPVVDVAVTLTNGSYHNVDSSDNAFKQAARIAMQEGLAACTPTLLEPIAQVEISVPSVYTSNVLKLITGRRGQILGYEGKADWPSWDVVTGHLPQAEMQTMILELRSLTMGVGFFRWTYDHLDPVPEKLTERILASTGGDR
- a CDS encoding mannose-1-phosphate guanylyltransferase; this encodes MAALIPIILAGGKGERFWPVSRLARPKQFLCLDGSDRSLLQATADRLLPLAEGWENLWVITAAHLADRVREQLPELPEANLLVEPVGRDTAPAVAWGTLEVAQRYGDNAVVGFFPADHWIADEAAFCQTLGAAAELAASQGAIATLGIAPTYAATGYGYIEQGEATDTYGGLSAYTVSRFTEKPDAATAQTFIDSGRFSWNSGMFIFPAGVMVNELKTHAPALVQALIAAGVDAYPSLDKLSIDYAVMEHTDRAYVMPVSFGWDDLGDWNAVERLLKQPGDKNVDLATHIALDTEGSIVYSADPDEVVVTIGLEDVVIVRDGNATLIVRKDRTQDIKAAVKQIGAEDRFQHLL